The Ornithodoros turicata isolate Travis chromosome 7, ASM3712646v1, whole genome shotgun sequence genome includes a region encoding these proteins:
- the LOC135401748 gene encoding uncharacterized protein LOC135401748 → MTKTKSATISEHVSAAIGTRYYVWAVAAVAGVLVFASILGSSNYTSRKAAAAVGDITISPRRPIKRSQIILHSNLVAKKQLALRNDLAHMSSSGGEDTTDDGSEDVLIRKPDAAGCKSTVCRWQGEYVRGKLDETVDPCKNFYEYVCSSAWFADNNEALGSQPYLTFTSGKLMYDLETLFHDYRQGSQVEQHDRNDTVAFMARTTSFFLRCIAKEMNTGKWHDLINLLQNYELEGFPYESHVVDKPDLANVVGRLDRDLGLNLFFRVSLTMARRRRTGKDTVIFFDRLTSTPSMRYVNALRKRDLNNFMHRISLALSVIKGHKLNRKDQIRQVVQVDNDLTEVVGRMEARKNSPSTEDTLSVEELSKHSTPRWNWKTYAQALIGESLETTSLSNVRIQLQDEKFFKELSHVLEKHSKQALLNYLGFVLIAFISPLLPHSSHAKALYPLSHDEHIDRVPHLLQACVHVLARTYRYGARDLARRVVVRETPDVTNLRYENEMQALTSTSRDLLVKLFRGGTQWMSPTEVWTALQRIDTLKLVFLEEPDGPQKVASYYRKAVQAASLLKRSQKSTLLEEYLAQQNETRRLYWQLNADPERNLEARWPELTVIPTWNYFEARNILLLSPGLLGFLNTVSATFDPLVIPIIGPYVLGGLMSIIKSSLLDVPSKKEKRSQKVIEKRGEIFKCLLGQYGAITKRNDTDVPEEVFLDSAVTEPLLQVYKAYLEKSHSVSKDMNIPELPGKGVMELFFINYAVGQCRKPGLTITGAALFKGVSPEVKVNIPLMNSKTFSSVFHCKSDDPMNPPEKCKIW, encoded by the exons ATGACCAAGACAAAATCGGCCACCATCTCGGAGCACGTTTCTGCGGCCATCGGCACGCGGTACTACGTGTGGGCTGTGGCTGCAGTGGCCGGCGTCCTCGTCTTCGCCTCTATCCTCGGCAGTTCAAACTACACGTCCAGGAAGGCTGCAGCCGCCGTTGGCGACATTACCATCTCACCACGACGTCCCATCAAAAGAAGCCAAATCATAC TGCACTCCAATCTGGTCGCCAAGAAGCAATTAGCCCTGAGGAACGACCTTGCTCACATGAGCTCCTCAGGAGGTGAGGACACCACGGACGACGGCTCCGAAGACGTCCTCATACGCAAGCCGGACGCAGCCGGCTGCAAGTCCACCGTATGCCGATGGCAAGGGGAATACGTCAGGGGGAAGCTGGACGAGACGGTAGACCCGTGCAAGAACTTCTACGAATATGTTTGTTCTTCGGCGTGGTTTGCCGACAACAACGAGGCCTTGGGTAGCCAGCCTTACTTGACTTTCACGTCTGGAAAGTTAATGTACGACCTCGAAACGCTCTTCCATGACTATCGACAGGGTAGTCAGGTGGAACAGCACGACAGGAACGATACAGTGGCGTTCATGGCGAGGACCACAAGCTTCTTCCTCAG GTGTATTGCCAAAGAAATGAACACCGGAAAGTGGCACGACTTGATCAACCTGCTCCAGAACTACGAGCTCGAAGGATTTCCCTACGAATCTCATGTTGTTGACAAGCCGGATCTGGCTAATGTCGTCGGACGACTGGACAGAGACCTGGGTCTCAATCTGTTCTTTCGTGTTTCTCTAACTATGGCTAGAAGAAGACGAACGGGAAAGGACACGGTGATCTTCTTCGACCGCTTAACGTCGACACCCTCGATGCGCTACGTGAACGCGTTGAGAAAGAGGGACTTGAACAACTTCATGCATCGCATTTCGCTAGCGCTTTCTGTGATCAAAGGTCATAAGCTCAACAGGAAGGATCAGATCCGACAGGTGGTGCAGGTGGACAACGACTTAACCGAGGTTGTGGGCCGGATGGAAGCAAG GAAAAATTCCCCTTCAACCGAGGACACACTATCCGTTGAAGAACTCTCCAAACACAGCACTCCCAGGTGGAACTGGAAGACATATGCGCAAGCACTCATAGGAGAAAGTCTCGAAACCACGTCGCTTTCCAACGTCCGCATTCAACTCCAGGACGAGAAGTTCTTCAAGGAACTCTCACACGTCCTCGAAAAACATTCAAAACAAGCGCTCTTGAACTACTTGGGCTTCGTCCTTATTGCGTTCATTTCTCCCCTGCTGCCTCACAGCTCCCACGCCAAGGCCCTTTACCCTCTCAGTCACGACGAACACATAGACCGTGTGCCTCACTTACTTCAGGCCTGCGTGCACGTCTTAGCTCGGACGTACCGCTACGGTGCGCGAGACCTCGCCAGACGCGTGGTTGTTCGTGAGACGCCGGACGTCACGAACCTGCGTTACGAGAACGAGATGCAAGCGTTGACGTCGACCAGTCGTGACCTGCTGGTAAAACTGTTCCGTGGTGGTACCCAGTGGATGTCTCCGACTGAAGTATGGACAGCGCTGCAGAGGATCGATACGTTGAAGCTTGTGTTTCTGGAAGAGCCAGATGGTCCTCAAAAGGTGGCTTCGTATTACCGTAAGGCCGTCCAGGCGGCGTCTCTGCTCAAGCGGTCTCAA AAAAGCACCTTACTGGAAGAGTATCTGGCACAGCAGAACGAAACGAGACGCCTATATTGGCAATTAAATGCCGATCCTGAACGGAACCTGGAAGCCCGGTGGCCCGAACTCACGGTGATACCGACATGGAACTACTTCGAAGCTCGCAACATCCTTCTCCTTTCCCCCGGCCTCCTAGGGTTCCTCAACACTGTGTCCGCTACTTTTGACCCCTTGGTGATTCCCATTATTGGGCCCTACGTGCTCGGCGGTCTCATGAGCATCATTAAGAGCAGTCTTCTCGACGTCCCGTCGAAGAAGGAGAAGCGGAGCCAGAAGGTCATTGAAAAACGCGGAGAGATCTTCAAGTGCCTTTTAG GGCAGTACGGCGCCATAACTAAACGCAACGACACTGATGTACCCGAAGAGGTCTTCCTGGACAGCGCCGTTACGGAGCCGCTCCTGCAAGTCTACAAGGCGTACCTGGAGAAATCTCACAGTGTGTCCAAAGACATGAACATTCCAGAGCTTCCCGGAAAAGGGGTTATGGAGTTGTTTTTCATCAACTACGCCGTGGGACAGTGCAGAAAACCCGGTTTAACAATCACGGGTGCAGCGCTTTTCAAGGGCGTGTCGCCAGAAGTGAAGGTGAACATTCCACTCATGAATTCCAAGACTTTCTCTAGCGTGTTTCACTGCAAGAGCGACGACCCAATGAACCCTCCAGAGAAGTGCAAAATTTGGTGA